A region from the Parabacteroides sp. FAFU027 genome encodes:
- a CDS encoding class I fructose-bisphosphate aldolase produces the protein MKNFEKLNETARLLVAGDKGLLAMDESTSTCNKRFAALNIPQTSEMRRMYREMLITTPGLNQCISGVILYDETLRQQLDDGRSFIQAVKDAGLLPGIKVDAGLKDFAGHPGEKICEGLDGLGERLAEYGKMGALFSKWRAVITIGEGIPSRALIEANAHILARYAALSQEAGLVPIVEPEVLMDGEHTLERCGEVTEEMIKNLFYQLHIQGVCLEAMLLKCNMVVPGLACPVQNPVDEVANATIRCMLRAVPAAVPGIVFLSGGQTSELASARLNAMNAKYKNQVPWQLSFSYARAIQQPGMSVWAGNPANIEAAQKAIYHRAMCNYSARKGEYNDEMEK, from the coding sequence ATGAAAAACTTTGAAAAACTGAACGAAACAGCCAGATTATTGGTAGCCGGGGATAAAGGCTTACTGGCTATGGATGAAAGCACATCAACCTGTAACAAACGCTTTGCAGCTCTTAACATTCCTCAGACATCGGAAATGCGCCGTATGTACAGGGAGATGCTGATTACCACTCCGGGATTGAATCAATGCATCAGCGGAGTAATATTGTACGATGAAACCTTACGGCAGCAACTCGATGACGGGCGCTCTTTTATTCAGGCAGTCAAAGACGCCGGACTTTTGCCGGGTATCAAGGTTGATGCCGGGTTGAAGGACTTTGCCGGACACCCGGGTGAAAAAATATGCGAAGGACTGGACGGGTTAGGCGAACGTCTAGCTGAATATGGTAAAATGGGTGCCCTTTTCAGTAAATGGCGTGCTGTAATTACCATTGGCGAAGGCATCCCCAGCCGCGCCCTGATAGAAGCCAACGCACACATACTGGCTAGATATGCGGCATTGAGTCAGGAAGCCGGACTTGTACCGATTGTAGAACCGGAAGTGCTCATGGACGGAGAACATACCCTCGAACGTTGCGGAGAAGTAACTGAAGAGATGATAAAGAATCTATTCTATCAGCTTCACATCCAGGGTGTATGTCTGGAAGCAATGTTGCTGAAGTGTAACATGGTTGTGCCGGGTCTTGCTTGTCCGGTTCAGAATCCGGTGGATGAAGTGGCCAATGCAACAATCAGGTGTATGTTGCGGGCTGTGCCGGCTGCTGTTCCGGGGATCGTCTTCCTTTCAGGCGGACAAACCAGCGAGCTGGCGTCTGCACGGCTAAATGCCATGAATGCAAAATACAAAAATCAGGTTCCATGGCAATTGTCATTTTCATATGCAAGAGCAATTCAACAACCGGGCATGTCTGTCTGGGCAGGAAATCCGGCAAACATTGAAGCTGCACAAAAGGCGATTTACCACCGGGCAATGTGTAACTATTCTGCCCGAAAAGGAGAATACAATGACGAGATGGAGAAATAG
- a CDS encoding SGNH/GDSL hydrolase family protein, translating into MKKTIVTTCALLLATGFEGSAQQAVQKITPKIEVTAGEKTLQSQWKGKRVAFLGDSMTDKRRVGTTYLYWEYLTELLGIEPSVYGISGNQWDGIYKQTLKLHDEKGAAVDAILIFAGTNDFNHGIPMGEFFSETTKKTNHNGNQVTRKYRIPIMNDSTFCGRINKVMSYLKTTYPQQQIVIMTPIHRGYAKFSEKNVQPDENFANGQGLYIDAYVNALKQAASYWAVPLIDLYSLSGLYPMSDAHAQYFHDKDTDMLHPNAAGDYRLAKTIQYQLLALPASFVQSR; encoded by the coding sequence ATGAAGAAGACAATTGTAACTACCTGTGCGTTGTTACTGGCGACAGGTTTTGAAGGATCTGCCCAACAAGCAGTTCAGAAAATTACACCCAAAATAGAGGTGACAGCAGGTGAAAAAACGCTGCAAAGTCAATGGAAAGGCAAGCGGGTAGCTTTTCTGGGAGATTCGATGACCGACAAGCGCCGTGTAGGCACTACCTACCTGTACTGGGAGTACCTGACCGAATTATTAGGTATTGAGCCTTCTGTATATGGCATCAGCGGCAATCAGTGGGACGGTATTTACAAGCAGACACTGAAGCTGCATGACGAAAAAGGAGCTGCAGTGGATGCTATTCTGATTTTTGCCGGCACAAATGACTTTAATCATGGCATACCCATGGGCGAATTCTTCAGTGAAACCACAAAAAAGACCAATCACAATGGAAATCAGGTAACACGAAAATACCGCATACCAATCATGAATGACTCGACTTTTTGCGGTCGCATCAATAAAGTGATGTCATACTTAAAGACAACCTATCCTCAGCAACAGATTGTTATCATGACTCCCATTCACCGCGGTTACGCAAAGTTTAGCGAAAAGAATGTGCAACCTGATGAAAACTTCGCTAACGGACAGGGATTATATATCGACGCTTATGTGAATGCGCTGAAGCAGGCAGCCTCTTATTGGGCTGTTCCGTTGATTGATCTCTATTCACTCAGTGGACTCTATCCGATGTCAGATGCACATGCCCAATATTTCCACGATAAGGATACTGACATGTTACATCCCAATGCAGCAGGTGATTACAGGTTAGCAAAGACTATCCAGTATCAGTTACTGGCACTTCCCGCCTCTTTTGTTCAAAGCCGATAA
- a CDS encoding autotransporter-associated beta strand repeat-containing protein, whose amino-acid sequence MRKLLLLGAVVCLSYANSAAQLIAFPGAEGFGKYAKGARASTSPTVYHVTNLNDTGTGSFRDAVSASNRIVVFDVAGVIKITSRIVVSSNIYIAGQTAPGEGITIYGNGFSFTGANNTICRYLRIRMGAIGDSGKDACGFETGSNLIFDHVSVSWGRDETFSINGTASNVTIQNSVIAQGLLSHSAGGLIQTDGGVTLYRNLYVDNDTRNNKIKGVNQYVNNIVYNWSSGAYLMGGESEGQSYANCMSNYFINGPEKSVPALSGANSNFHIYADDNWWDKDRDGLLNGYLVPHSEYSGGPDFQALPYAYPLLPIWPAISLIDSLLPSVGASLPYRDLIDCYVVDQVKSFGKKGEIITNETENPVGSPAQWNMWSGTKRADTDNDGIPDAWEIANGLNSNLASDAVAYASNGYLNIENYINSIGKSYSQDFLRAPLCLVTDSVTQNSAFLSWFDFTEKEQGYSVERKVNGIYTEIARTGVNENTFVLTGLNPEEKDTVRVRAFNAGGYSGYSNELVFKTKPVPVPVLDLATYIPDMTWSGANSALWDKTSANWISNNLPVVFTDSSKVLFTNSSVKNITLNDAVGIKAMVVNADSSFTFRGNGAITGTGSLNKTGVGALTLRTINTYTGATVLYNGTLNVPTLANGGVASSIGASKNYDFNLVLKGGKLNYIGASASTDRNIKLEGNAGIGVSASGVVLTSTGIINGSGGITKTGTGSLLLKGLNTYEGTTTVSEGMLEINGADAINNAFSADKSYILNGGYLKTSGGSTTVYENYYSNFIVPAGCTSSFEPFRNCYIYSKFSGNGNLNFNLTYVREYVQGDWTQFSGTVYANGTGTTTDGNQFMLNNTVGIPNARIITSGNTKIICWKNASTMYLGGLSGPSGTYLAGSDKINNSATMTWVVGGAGTDETFNGVINNECSNKSYKGITSIVKEGKGYWKLTGANIYSGTTTVTGGTLIVNGTQTGTGKVTVMTDASLAGKGTIPATVEVQSGATLRPGDPSVTATNIGTLTVGSLNQLSGSELQMDINRSSFQYDKVASTGAVILGGTLNLSITGTPQAGDQYTLMTASSFSGAFSQIIPETPGAGLKWTFSNGVLKVDLANGIDRVENSSVKVYPNPVQSSAEVLLGQSYDQAVVTLESVNGTVVFQKTISNTDRVKVNMADCASGVYVIRVKTGSKTLLLQKVVKQ is encoded by the coding sequence ATGAGAAAATTACTTCTACTGGGTGCGGTAGTATGCTTATCCTATGCCAATTCGGCCGCACAATTAATTGCATTTCCCGGAGCAGAAGGCTTTGGAAAATATGCAAAAGGAGCGAGAGCTTCTACCTCTCCAACAGTTTATCACGTTACCAACCTCAATGACACGGGCACAGGGTCTTTTCGCGATGCCGTGAGCGCATCAAACCGCATTGTCGTATTTGATGTGGCCGGTGTGATTAAGATAACCAGCCGGATCGTGGTTTCATCCAACATTTACATTGCCGGACAGACTGCTCCGGGTGAAGGTATTACCATTTATGGCAACGGATTCTCTTTTACCGGTGCCAATAATACTATTTGCCGCTATCTGCGCATCCGAATGGGAGCCATCGGTGACAGCGGCAAAGATGCCTGTGGTTTTGAGACCGGTAGTAATCTTATTTTTGACCACGTATCTGTATCGTGGGGGCGTGACGAAACATTTTCAATAAACGGAACTGCAAGTAATGTGACAATCCAGAATTCCGTGATTGCGCAGGGTTTGTTGAGCCATTCAGCCGGAGGACTGATCCAGACAGACGGAGGAGTGACTCTTTACAGAAATCTTTATGTTGATAATGATACCCGCAACAACAAAATCAAAGGAGTCAATCAGTATGTAAATAATATTGTTTACAACTGGTCATCGGGTGCTTATCTGATGGGGGGAGAGTCAGAAGGACAATCTTATGCCAACTGCATGAGTAATTATTTTATCAATGGTCCGGAAAAATCGGTGCCGGCATTGAGTGGTGCTAATTCAAACTTTCATATCTATGCCGATGATAACTGGTGGGATAAAGATCGCGATGGTTTGCTAAACGGGTATCTCGTTCCCCATTCAGAGTATAGCGGTGGCCCGGATTTCCAGGCTTTACCTTATGCTTACCCTCTTTTGCCGATATGGCCGGCTATCTCATTGATTGATTCGCTTTTACCTTCAGTTGGGGCTTCCTTGCCCTATCGTGACTTAATTGATTGCTATGTGGTGGATCAGGTTAAATCATTCGGAAAGAAAGGCGAAATTATCACCAACGAAACTGAAAATCCGGTGGGATCACCTGCTCAATGGAATATGTGGTCTGGAACAAAACGTGCCGATACTGACAACGATGGGATTCCTGATGCCTGGGAGATTGCAAACGGTCTGAATTCCAACCTTGCATCCGATGCGGTGGCGTATGCATCAAACGGATATCTGAATATCGAGAATTATATCAACAGCATCGGAAAATCCTATTCACAGGATTTCCTGCGGGCTCCTTTGTGCCTTGTAACTGATTCTGTTACCCAGAATAGTGCCTTTTTATCCTGGTTTGATTTTACGGAGAAAGAACAGGGATATAGTGTCGAACGAAAAGTAAACGGAATCTACACTGAGATTGCCCGCACAGGGGTGAATGAAAATACGTTTGTCCTGACCGGACTGAATCCCGAAGAAAAAGATACTGTCCGTGTAAGAGCTTTCAATGCGGGAGGATATTCCGGTTATTCCAATGAATTGGTTTTCAAAACGAAACCAGTTCCCGTTCCGGTGCTCGATTTGGCAACCTATATTCCGGATATGACTTGGAGCGGAGCGAATAGCGCCTTGTGGGATAAGACTTCTGCCAATTGGATTTCAAACAATCTTCCGGTAGTATTTACAGATAGTTCTAAAGTGCTGTTTACCAATTCTTCAGTCAAAAACATCACGTTGAACGATGCGGTAGGTATAAAGGCTATGGTTGTAAATGCCGACAGTAGCTTTACCTTTAGAGGAAACGGAGCTATCACAGGAACGGGCTCTCTCAATAAAACAGGCGTTGGGGCACTTACTCTCAGAACCATCAATACCTATACAGGTGCCACTGTCCTTTATAACGGAACCCTGAATGTGCCTACTTTGGCCAATGGCGGCGTGGCGAGTTCAATCGGAGCCTCCAAAAATTACGATTTCAATCTGGTGCTTAAAGGGGGAAAACTTAACTATATCGGAGCTTCAGCATCGACTGACCGGAATATTAAGCTCGAAGGAAATGCCGGAATAGGAGTAAGCGCTTCTGGCGTGGTTTTGACTTCAACCGGGATTATTAATGGCTCAGGCGGAATCACGAAAACCGGAACCGGTAGTTTATTGCTCAAAGGACTAAATACTTATGAAGGTACAACGACCGTAAGCGAAGGTATGCTTGAAATTAATGGCGCAGATGCGATCAATAATGCTTTTTCTGCCGATAAATCATACATCCTTAATGGTGGATATTTGAAGACCAGCGGAGGTTCTACCACCGTTTACGAAAACTATTACAGCAATTTCATAGTGCCGGCGGGTTGCACCTCGTCATTTGAACCTTTCCGTAATTGCTATATCTACAGTAAATTCAGCGGAAATGGTAATCTTAACTTCAACCTGACTTATGTGCGTGAATACGTTCAGGGAGACTGGACTCAGTTCAGTGGAACGGTCTATGCAAACGGAACAGGTACTACTACCGATGGAAACCAGTTTATGCTCAATAATACAGTCGGAATTCCGAATGCGCGTATCATAACCTCCGGAAACACGAAAATTATCTGTTGGAAAAATGCAAGCACTATGTATCTGGGCGGATTATCAGGTCCAAGTGGAACTTATCTGGCCGGTTCAGATAAGATAAACAATTCGGCGACTATGACCTGGGTGGTCGGAGGTGCCGGTACCGACGAAACATTCAACGGGGTCATCAATAATGAATGTTCTAATAAAAGCTATAAAGGGATCACTTCCATAGTTAAAGAAGGAAAGGGTTACTGGAAGCTTACAGGAGCCAACATTTACTCAGGGACCACTACTGTAACCGGTGGAACATTGATCGTAAACGGCACTCAAACCGGAACCGGAAAAGTTACCGTGATGACTGATGCATCACTGGCGGGGAAAGGGACTATTCCTGCAACTGTAGAGGTGCAATCAGGCGCTACACTGCGACCGGGAGATCCTTCGGTTACGGCAACAAATATCGGAACTCTTACTGTAGGTTCGCTGAATCAGTTAAGTGGCAGTGAGTTGCAAATGGATATCAACCGTTCTTCGTTCCAGTATGATAAAGTGGCTTCAACGGGAGCAGTTATCCTGGGAGGAACGCTTAACCTGTCAATTACCGGAACACCTCAGGCCGGTGATCAGTACACCCTTATGACGGCCTCATCGTTTTCCGGTGCATTTTCCCAAATAATACCGGAGACACCTGGTGCAGGACTGAAGTGGACTTTCTCCAACGGTGTGCTTAAAGTCGATCTGGCGAATGGCATTGATCGTGTAGAAAATTCTTCTGTGAAAGTTTATCCCAATCCGGTACAGTCCAGTGCAGAGGTATTGCTCGGTCAAAGCTATGATCAGGCAGTTGTGACGTTGGAATCAGTCAATGGTACCGTAGTCTTCCAAAAAACAATTAGTAACACAGACCGGGTTAAGGTCAATATGGCTGATTGTGCAAGCGGCGTTTATGTAATCCGTGTTAAGACGGGGTCCAAAACCTTGTTGCTTCAGAAAGTAGTAAAGCAATAA
- a CDS encoding flavin reductase family protein, whose product MQSIDNLYLEATHMLIEPGPVVLVTTHHRGKSNIMTLSSLIMLQQNPPFLLGLVLGPWNYSYKALYKTGECVISIPTQEMASKVVNIGNCSGEDEDKFSKFNLTPLPALKVGAPLIAECFANIECKVTDNTLVGKYSFFILQSVNVWTDPEHKERRTLHHNGDGTFVVDGEILDLKDKMVKWPEYL is encoded by the coding sequence ATGCAAAGCATTGACAATCTCTATCTGGAAGCGACTCACATGCTTATTGAGCCGGGTCCCGTTGTTTTGGTAACAACACATCATCGCGGAAAGTCAAACATCATGACATTAAGTTCACTGATCATGCTGCAACAAAATCCCCCGTTTTTGCTGGGATTGGTATTGGGGCCCTGGAATTACAGTTATAAAGCATTATACAAAACCGGGGAGTGCGTGATTTCCATCCCTACACAAGAGATGGCTTCGAAGGTCGTAAATATTGGAAACTGTTCGGGAGAAGATGAGGATAAATTCAGTAAATTCAACCTTACCCCCTTGCCCGCACTTAAGGTTGGAGCGCCCCTGATTGCCGAATGTTTTGCCAATATCGAATGTAAGGTAACGGACAACACACTGGTGGGTAAATACAGTTTCTTCATTCTGCAATCAGTCAATGTCTGGACTGATCCCGAACATAAAGAACGACGCACATTGCACCATAACGGCGATGGGACTTTTGTTGTTGACGGGGAAATCCTGGACCTGAAAGATAAAATGGTCAAATGGCCGGAATATTTATAA
- a CDS encoding Y-family DNA polymerase, which produces MFALIDCNNFFASCERVFRPDLAGKPVVVLSNNDGCVIARSNEAKALGVPMGAPAFQYQPLFDKRKVNVFSSNFALYGDMSGRVMSILSTYTPDMEIYSIDEAFLEFNGYDLFDFQQLGEKMKKQVEQWTGIPISIGFAPTKALAKVANRIAKKFPERTGGVYMIDDEEKRVKALKWLRIEDVWGIGRRHARRLQEKNIFTAFQFTYLDDSWVRRHMSVVGLRLKKELLGIPMLQLEEVQSRKNIATTRTFDGNYADYELVRERVASFAVSCAEKLRKQGSCCKSLMVFIYTNGHRDDLPQYKQNVVVKLPYATNSTIDLVKFAEIGLKQIFREGFAYKRAGVILMDFTGDQAQQLTIFEKANPKHAPLMKAIDHINASFGYQKIRLAVQDTGRVWKMHQERLSPRYSTNLDEIITIKV; this is translated from the coding sequence ATGTTTGCCCTTATTGATTGCAATAATTTTTTTGCCTCCTGCGAGCGGGTTTTTCGTCCAGACCTGGCAGGGAAACCTGTTGTTGTTCTATCCAACAACGATGGATGTGTTATTGCACGAAGTAATGAAGCTAAAGCGCTGGGAGTCCCGATGGGGGCACCTGCATTTCAGTATCAGCCTCTTTTTGATAAGCGCAAGGTGAATGTCTTTTCCTCCAATTTTGCTCTTTATGGCGATATGAGCGGTCGGGTGATGAGTATTCTCAGTACCTATACTCCCGACATGGAGATATACAGTATCGATGAAGCATTTCTTGAGTTTAACGGCTATGATCTCTTTGATTTTCAGCAGTTAGGAGAGAAGATGAAAAAACAGGTGGAGCAATGGACCGGAATCCCCATCAGTATCGGTTTTGCACCGACCAAAGCGCTTGCCAAAGTAGCGAATCGCATTGCTAAGAAGTTCCCTGAGCGTACCGGTGGCGTCTATATGATTGATGATGAAGAGAAACGCGTGAAGGCGCTTAAATGGCTCAGAATTGAAGATGTCTGGGGAATAGGACGCCGTCATGCCCGCCGTCTTCAGGAGAAGAATATTTTCACCGCTTTCCAGTTTACCTACCTGGATGACAGTTGGGTGAGGAGGCACATGAGTGTGGTGGGGCTTCGGCTGAAGAAAGAGCTGCTTGGTATTCCCATGTTGCAGCTTGAAGAGGTACAGTCCCGGAAGAACATTGCTACCACACGCACCTTTGACGGCAATTATGCCGATTATGAACTGGTGCGCGAACGTGTGGCCAGCTTTGCCGTGTCGTGCGCCGAGAAGCTTCGTAAACAGGGCTCTTGTTGTAAGAGTCTGATGGTCTTTATCTACACGAACGGACACCGCGATGATTTACCGCAATATAAACAAAATGTGGTGGTAAAACTGCCATACGCAACAAACTCCACTATTGACCTGGTAAAGTTTGCCGAAATAGGGTTGAAACAGATTTTCCGTGAAGGGTTCGCCTACAAGAGAGCCGGTGTAATCCTTATGGACTTTACCGGTGACCAGGCACAGCAACTGACTATTTTTGAAAAGGCTAATCCTAAACATGCCCCGTTGATGAAGGCGATTGACCACATCAACGCCTCCTTCGGATACCAGAAGATTCGTCTGGCGGTGCAAGATACCGGACGTGTCTGGAAGATGCACCAGGAGAGACTTTCTCCACGATATAGTACCAATCTTGATGAAATTATTACCATTAAGGTTTGA
- a CDS encoding LexA family protein, which translates to MSALKLHDSAHLDIYSAQTATELELPLLPGISAGFPSPAADFVDISIDLNRHLIKHPSATFFGRVKGLSMKDAGIDDGDLLIIDKSIEPTDGKIAVCFVDGEFTLKRIKIEKDEVWLMPANKNYKPIVITKDNDLRIWGVVTHIIKSL; encoded by the coding sequence ATGTCCGCTTTAAAATTACACGATTCAGCACATCTGGATATCTATTCGGCTCAAACCGCTACGGAGTTGGAGCTGCCTTTACTTCCGGGAATCAGCGCCGGATTTCCCTCTCCGGCAGCCGATTTCGTAGATATCAGCATTGACCTGAACCGTCACCTGATTAAACATCCTTCCGCGACCTTCTTTGGGCGGGTAAAGGGGCTTTCGATGAAAGACGCAGGCATTGATGACGGGGATTTGCTGATTATCGACAAAAGCATTGAACCAACGGACGGTAAGATTGCGGTCTGTTTTGTGGACGGGGAATTTACCCTGAAACGGATTAAGATTGAAAAAGACGAGGTGTGGCTGATGCCTGCCAATAAAAACTATAAGCCCATTGTTATTACCAAAGACAACGATCTCCGCATCTGGGGAGTGGTAACACATATAATCAAGTCGCTCTGA
- a CDS encoding diphosphate--fructose-6-phosphate 1-phosphotransferase, with amino-acid sequence MAKSALQIARAAYQPKLPKALQGAVKIQEGAATQSVADQADIAKLFPNTYGMPLLTFVPGEAKELPAVNVGVILSGGQAPGGHNVIAGIFDGIKSLNKDSRLFGFLMGPGGLVDHKYMELTADIIDEYRNTGGFDIIGSGRTKLEETAQFDKGLVILKELGIKALVIIGGDDSNTNACVLAEYYAAINAGVQVIGCPKTIDGDLKNEMIETSFGFDTACKVYSEVIGNIQRDCNSARKYWHFIKLMGRSASHIALECGLQTQPNICLVSEEVEAKQLTLDDVVTEIASAVAKRAENGNNFGTVLIPEGLIEFIPAIKKLIAELNDYLAHHEEAFKAVPAAEQRQFIIDNISKENAEVYASLPEGVARQLTLDRDPHGNVQVSLIETEKLLSEMVGKKLAQWKAEGKYNGKFAALGHFFGYEGRCAAPSNFDADYCYSLGYNAANLIGAGKTGYMSSIRNTTAPAAEWIAGGVPVTMMMNMERRHGEMKPVIQKALVKLDGAPFKKLVENRDAWAVNTDYVYPGPIQYFGPTEVCDQPTKTLQLEKA; translated from the coding sequence ATGGCAAAAAGTGCATTACAAATCGCACGTGCAGCTTACCAACCTAAGTTGCCTAAAGCTCTTCAGGGAGCAGTAAAAATCCAGGAAGGTGCAGCTACTCAGTCAGTAGCAGACCAAGCAGACATCGCTAAACTTTTCCCGAATACTTACGGAATGCCTCTGTTGACATTCGTACCGGGTGAAGCGAAAGAACTTCCTGCTGTAAACGTAGGGGTTATCCTTTCCGGTGGCCAGGCTCCTGGTGGTCACAACGTGATCGCCGGTATCTTTGACGGTATCAAAAGCCTGAACAAAGACAGCCGTTTGTTCGGTTTCCTGATGGGTCCTGGTGGTTTGGTTGATCACAAATATATGGAACTGACTGCTGATATCATCGATGAATACCGCAATACAGGTGGTTTCGATATCATCGGTTCTGGTCGTACCAAACTCGAAGAGACTGCGCAATTCGACAAAGGATTGGTAATCCTGAAAGAGTTGGGCATCAAAGCTTTGGTTATTATCGGTGGTGACGACTCTAACACAAATGCTTGTGTTTTAGCTGAATACTACGCTGCAATTAACGCTGGCGTTCAGGTAATCGGTTGTCCTAAAACTATCGACGGTGACTTGAAAAACGAAATGATCGAGACTTCTTTCGGTTTCGATACTGCTTGTAAAGTTTACTCTGAAGTTATCGGTAACATCCAGCGTGACTGTAACTCAGCCCGTAAATACTGGCACTTCATCAAACTGATGGGTCGTTCTGCTTCTCACATCGCATTGGAGTGTGGTCTTCAGACTCAGCCTAATATCTGTTTGGTTTCAGAAGAAGTTGAAGCTAAACAATTGACTTTGGATGACGTAGTTACCGAAATCGCAAGCGCTGTTGCTAAACGTGCTGAAAACGGAAATAACTTCGGTACTGTATTGATTCCTGAAGGTTTGATCGAATTCATCCCTGCTATCAAAAAACTGATCGCAGAATTGAACGACTATCTTGCACACCATGAAGAGGCATTCAAAGCAGTTCCTGCTGCTGAGCAACGTCAATTCATCATCGACAATATTTCTAAAGAAAATGCTGAAGTTTACGCTTCTCTTCCCGAAGGCGTTGCCCGTCAGTTGACTTTGGATCGTGACCCGCACGGTAACGTACAGGTTTCATTGATCGAAACTGAGAAATTGTTGAGCGAAATGGTTGGCAAAAAACTGGCTCAATGGAAAGCTGAAGGTAAATACAACGGTAAATTCGCTGCTCTGGGTCACTTCTTCGGATACGAAGGACGTTGTGCAGCTCCTTCTAACTTCGATGCAGACTATTGCTACTCATTAGGTTACAATGCTGCTAACCTGATCGGTGCAGGCAAAACCGGTTATATGTCATCTATCCGCAACACTACTGCTCCTGCAGCTGAGTGGATTGCAGGTGGTGTGCCTGTAACCATGATGATGAACATGGAACGTCGTCACGGAGAAATGAAACCGGTTATCCAGAAAGCTTTGGTGAAACTGGATGGTGCACCGTTTAAGAAACTGGTTGAAAACCGTGATGCATGGGCAGTTAACACTGACTACGTTTATCCGGGCCCGATCCAGTACTTCGGTCCAACCGAGGTTTGCGATCAACCGACTAAAACTTTGCAATTGGAAAAAGCTTAA
- a CDS encoding DUF1294 domain-containing protein, producing the protein MIHQPVIYYLIFINIASGIIFSHDKRAAIKGYRRVPEQTLHLLELSGGVFLIWALMYSLRHKNRKFSYYAITYLIFAGWIIFILFKLPLLPF; encoded by the coding sequence ATGATCCACCAACCAGTTATCTACTATCTAATCTTTATCAATATTGCAAGCGGAATCATTTTCAGTCATGACAAAAGGGCTGCCATAAAAGGATACCGGAGGGTACCGGAACAAACTTTGCATCTTCTGGAACTGTCGGGCGGGGTATTCCTGATTTGGGCATTGATGTACTCATTGCGACACAAAAACAGGAAATTCAGCTATTATGCCATTACTTACCTGATTTTTGCCGGCTGGATCATTTTTATTTTGTTTAAACTGCCATTATTGCCCTTTTAA